The Sorangiineae bacterium MSr11367 genome window below encodes:
- a CDS encoding protein kinase — MTAVAPLNEEHAVAEVLAGRYELLGLVGTGGMGSVYRARDLELDEVVALKVLRRELVNTPEMLARFRQEVKLARRVTHVNVARTFDIGEHHGEKFLTMEFIDGTSLAELLYEREELFPLSRVVDIGLAICAGLEAAHRAGVVHRDLKPDNVLVTKDDRVAITDFGIARAVLSAHVTMGAPVGTPAYMAPEQVEGLSVDHRADLYALGEILYELLTGVTAWSGESIFQVAAQRLLKPPPDPRAHRQTVPIGAAQIVMRCMARKPEDRYGSATDVAAALSTLTIPVAPAVAPRAPKPQPVARPSMPGMAETPPGDKKVAVLPFQNGGRPEDEYLASGLTEDLIDTLSVMDGIRVRPLGAVISARGRSSDSREVGRELGVQVVVEGSLRRIGEMLRVSARIVSVGDGFQLWASRFERPEADFLKVGDEIACAISRALSIERPEGNRQTIEDPLAYDLYLRARHELHRYSPETTQRALELFQQALERRPDDAVILSGYALARLKEYLYSDGEVSGDPTRLAAERAIALAPDLPEARLAAGCVAFAFGDSERGARDIRDAVRSGKRLADAHDMYGRIAVECDRIDTALEHLSAALSIEPRTFVSRGEMARAYELSGKPQIADELLAALPPDPQTHVVYWLVRARIVFWRRDYATARALLADEGPTGPIEPGRGILMSMEDDKAFDAQLEFLDARARTGSGALRRTAMFRQIKAEVLSFRGDEDGAIAALADADRAGFFDIAWCNRCPLLDSLRKRPEFQEIVFRVGERAAKVRAALGLT; from the coding sequence ATGACTGCCGTCGCGCCGTTGAACGAAGAGCACGCCGTGGCCGAGGTCCTCGCAGGCCGCTACGAGCTTTTGGGCCTGGTGGGGACCGGTGGGATGGGAAGCGTTTACCGAGCGCGCGACCTGGAGCTCGATGAGGTCGTCGCCCTCAAGGTGCTCCGGCGCGAGCTCGTGAACACCCCGGAAATGCTCGCCCGATTTCGCCAAGAGGTGAAGCTTGCCCGCCGCGTTACGCACGTGAACGTGGCCCGCACGTTCGACATCGGGGAACACCACGGTGAGAAGTTTTTGACCATGGAGTTCATCGATGGGACGTCCCTCGCGGAGCTTCTGTACGAGCGGGAGGAGCTTTTCCCGCTGTCGCGGGTGGTCGACATCGGCCTGGCGATTTGCGCAGGCCTCGAGGCCGCGCACCGCGCGGGGGTCGTGCACCGCGATTTGAAGCCGGACAACGTGCTCGTCACCAAGGACGACCGCGTGGCCATCACGGACTTCGGCATCGCGCGCGCGGTGCTGAGCGCGCACGTGACCATGGGCGCGCCCGTGGGAACGCCCGCATACATGGCCCCGGAGCAGGTCGAGGGGCTCTCCGTCGATCATCGGGCCGATTTGTATGCGCTGGGCGAGATCCTCTACGAGCTGCTCACCGGGGTCACGGCGTGGTCGGGCGAGTCGATCTTCCAGGTGGCGGCGCAGCGTCTCCTGAAGCCGCCGCCCGATCCGCGGGCGCACCGGCAGACGGTGCCCATCGGGGCCGCGCAGATCGTCATGCGCTGCATGGCCCGCAAGCCGGAGGATCGCTACGGCTCGGCGACCGACGTTGCGGCTGCGCTGTCGACGTTGACCATTCCGGTCGCGCCGGCCGTGGCTCCGCGCGCGCCGAAGCCGCAGCCGGTCGCGCGCCCGTCGATGCCGGGGATGGCGGAGACGCCGCCGGGTGACAAGAAGGTCGCGGTGCTCCCGTTCCAAAATGGCGGGCGCCCGGAGGACGAGTACCTGGCCAGCGGCCTCACGGAGGACTTGATCGACACCTTGTCGGTCATGGATGGCATCCGCGTGCGTCCGCTGGGCGCGGTCATCAGTGCGCGTGGACGCTCGTCGGACTCGCGGGAGGTGGGGCGCGAGCTTGGCGTGCAGGTCGTCGTCGAGGGATCGCTTCGCCGCATCGGCGAAATGCTGCGCGTGAGCGCGCGCATCGTGAGCGTGGGCGACGGGTTTCAGCTCTGGGCTTCGCGCTTCGAGCGGCCCGAGGCGGACTTTCTCAAGGTCGGCGACGAGATCGCGTGTGCCATCTCGCGGGCGCTCAGCATCGAGCGGCCCGAGGGCAACCGGCAGACGATCGAGGATCCCCTCGCGTACGATCTGTACCTGCGGGCGCGGCACGAGCTTCATCGTTACTCGCCGGAGACCACGCAGCGGGCCCTCGAGTTGTTCCAGCAGGCGCTGGAGCGGCGCCCGGACGATGCCGTCATTCTTTCGGGCTACGCGCTCGCGCGCCTGAAGGAGTACCTGTACTCGGACGGCGAGGTGAGCGGCGATCCCACGCGGCTCGCCGCGGAACGGGCCATCGCGCTGGCGCCGGATCTGCCGGAGGCGCGGCTCGCGGCGGGGTGTGTCGCGTTCGCGTTCGGCGACTCCGAGCGCGGCGCCCGCGACATCCGCGATGCGGTGCGGTCGGGAAAACGGTTGGCGGATGCGCACGATATGTACGGCCGCATCGCGGTGGAGTGCGATCGCATCGACACGGCGCTCGAGCATCTATCGGCCGCGCTATCCATCGAGCCGCGCACGTTCGTGAGCCGCGGTGAGATGGCGCGGGCGTACGAGCTTTCGGGCAAGCCGCAGATCGCCGACGAGCTTTTGGCGGCGCTTCCGCCCGATCCGCAGACCCACGTCGTCTATTGGCTGGTGCGCGCGCGCATCGTCTTCTGGCGGCGCGACTACGCGACCGCCCGTGCGCTCCTCGCCGACGAGGGGCCGACGGGGCCGATTGAACCGGGTCGCGGGATCCTGATGTCGATGGAAGATGACAAGGCCTTCGACGCGCAGCTCGAGTTCCTCGACGCGCGCGCCAGGACCGGGAGCGGTGCGCTTCGCCGCACGGCGATGTTCCGTCAGATTAAGGCGGAGGTTCTCAGCTTCCGCGGCGACGAAGACGGTGCCATCGCCGCCCTCGCCGACGCGGATCGCGCAGGCTTCTTCGATATTGCCTGGTGCAACCGATGTCCCTTGCTCGACTCGCTCCGCAAGCGTCCCGAGTTCCAGGAAATCGTGTTCCGCGTCGGCGAACGCGCCGCCAAAGTCCGCGCGGCACTCGGTCTAACCTAA